The Aptenodytes patagonicus chromosome 10, bAptPat1.pri.cur, whole genome shotgun sequence genome includes a region encoding these proteins:
- the DUOXA1 gene encoding dual oxidase maturation factor 1 isoform X2 — MTLWNGSFPFYPGTNACFPFDTTRAVIVSVFLSMLATFIIILPGIRGRGRLFWFLRVVMGLFVGAVVLRNPVNQVNETINYNEHFAWSFDADYDHSYGEGLEKGLPSPILYVAEKFTTQSPCGVHRQYRISGHYASLTLWMAFCTWLISILLFSMPILLYGGYMLLLTATLMLFSLLFFFTARNTPKCPIQFGPASLKTEYGGSFWLTLATGLLCLLLGLGVIILNSVQPEKLKLVFNLDEGKGEEKVQDKSYLPAEPSSSVQDVMMVPVGELCEVTATQL, encoded by the exons ATGACACTGTGGAATGGCTCCTTCCCCTTCTACCCCGGCACCAATGCGTGCTTCCCCTTCGACACCACCCGGGCCGTCATCGTCTCCGTCTTCCTCTCCATGTTGGCCACTTTCATCATCATCCTGCCGGGGATTCGGGGCAGGGGG CGACTCTTCTGGTTCCTGCGGGTGGTGATGGGCCTCTTCGTGGGAGCGGTGGTCCTCA GAAACCCGGTGAATCAGGTTAATGAGACCATCAACTACAACGAGCACTTTGCCTGGAGCTTCGATGCAGACTACGACCACAGCTATGGTGAAGGCCTGGAGAAGGGGCTGCCCAGCCCCATCCTCTATGTGGCGGAGAAGTTCACCACGCAAAGCCCCTGTGGTGTGCACAGGCAATACCGCATCTCCGGCCACTACGCGTCCCTCACCCTGTG GATGGCCTTTTGCACGTGGCTCATTTCCATCCTGTTGTTCTCCATGCCCATCCTGCTCTACGGTGGCTACATGCTCCTGCTCACTGCCACGCTGATGCTCTTCTCACTGCTCTTCTTCTTCACTGCGAGGAACACCCCGAAGTGCCCCATCCAGTTTGGCCCAGCTTCCTTGAAAACAGAGTATGGTGGATCCTTTTGGCTGACATTAGCGACAG ggctgctgtgcctgctgctggggctgggcgtCATCATCCTGAACTCTGTGCAGCCGGAAAAGCTGAAGCTTGTCTTTAACCTGGAcgagggaaagggagaagagaaggtgcAGGATAAGTCCTACCTGCCAGCCGAGCCCAGCTCCTCTGTGCAGGATGTGATGATGGTCCCCGTGGGCGAGCTTTGCGAGGTGACAGCTACCCAGCTGTAA
- the DUOXA1 gene encoding dual oxidase maturation factor 1 isoform X1 — MTLWNGSFPFYPGTNACFPFDTTRAVIVSVFLSMLATFIIILPGIRGRGRLFWFLRVVMGLFVGAVVLTIQFTRDWETGWVTANTSYKSFSRALVNADIGLHIGLAGVNITLVGNPVNQVNETINYNEHFAWSFDADYDHSYGEGLEKGLPSPILYVAEKFTTQSPCGVHRQYRISGHYASLTLWMAFCTWLISILLFSMPILLYGGYMLLLTATLMLFSLLFFFTARNTPKCPIQFGPASLKTEYGGSFWLTLATGLLCLLLGLGVIILNSVQPEKLKLVFNLDEGKGEEKVQDKSYLPAEPSSSVQDVMMVPVGELCEVTATQL; from the exons ATGACACTGTGGAATGGCTCCTTCCCCTTCTACCCCGGCACCAATGCGTGCTTCCCCTTCGACACCACCCGGGCCGTCATCGTCTCCGTCTTCCTCTCCATGTTGGCCACTTTCATCATCATCCTGCCGGGGATTCGGGGCAGGGGG CGACTCTTCTGGTTCCTGCGGGTGGTGATGGGCCTCTTCGTGGGAGCGGTGGTCCTCA CCATACAGTTCACCAGGGACTGGGAGACAGGCTGGGTAACAGCAAACACCTCCTACAAGTCCTTCAGCCGTGCCCTGGTGAACGCAGACATTGGGCTGCACATTGGCCTGGCGGGGGTGAACATCACACTGGTGG GAAACCCGGTGAATCAGGTTAATGAGACCATCAACTACAACGAGCACTTTGCCTGGAGCTTCGATGCAGACTACGACCACAGCTATGGTGAAGGCCTGGAGAAGGGGCTGCCCAGCCCCATCCTCTATGTGGCGGAGAAGTTCACCACGCAAAGCCCCTGTGGTGTGCACAGGCAATACCGCATCTCCGGCCACTACGCGTCCCTCACCCTGTG GATGGCCTTTTGCACGTGGCTCATTTCCATCCTGTTGTTCTCCATGCCCATCCTGCTCTACGGTGGCTACATGCTCCTGCTCACTGCCACGCTGATGCTCTTCTCACTGCTCTTCTTCTTCACTGCGAGGAACACCCCGAAGTGCCCCATCCAGTTTGGCCCAGCTTCCTTGAAAACAGAGTATGGTGGATCCTTTTGGCTGACATTAGCGACAG ggctgctgtgcctgctgctggggctgggcgtCATCATCCTGAACTCTGTGCAGCCGGAAAAGCTGAAGCTTGTCTTTAACCTGGAcgagggaaagggagaagagaaggtgcAGGATAAGTCCTACCTGCCAGCCGAGCCCAGCTCCTCTGTGCAGGATGTGATGATGGTCCCCGTGGGCGAGCTTTGCGAGGTGACAGCTACCCAGCTGTAA